The following are encoded together in the Malaya genurostris strain Urasoe2022 chromosome 3, Malgen_1.1, whole genome shotgun sequence genome:
- the LOC131439648 gene encoding catenin delta-2 produces the protein MHSEDELIARTHKQQTTQQITTVTKVVREVKQLGPDGQPFDYVAMPLDMGPDGQPLDYVSMPMGIYTTRSQFMNYNHLDQQEHLAAAAAAAAASQSHLQPGPKGMGGPNDKGQYQTHYQDYEHYSQYADSGYDPAGVHHPPHPQSYLGEYQINDRSTPHNSSENSESSIPLPMNVPQMGNPSANMLPPGYLQGQYDEMGEYVIAPSPGGPVDRLYPDNPSAMVYGYVSTPPYGTISSHGHLDPTGSNEPTYATKQLAYEAAASASQRGVPPEGYYDGEDDLSQHMSNLQIHNHVFLQHHIITSPGGNNRSAGNGPEGPDLEDQRQMKWRDPNLTEVIGFLSHPNNAIKANAAAYLQHLCYMDDPNKQRTRTLGGVPPLVKLLGHDNTDVYRNACGALRNLSYGRQNDENKRAINSAGGIQALIHLLRRTSESDIKELVTGIIWNMSSCEDLKRFIIDDAILVIVSYIIIPHSGWDPTNPGETCWSTVFRNASGILRNVSSAGEYARKKLRECEGLVDSLLYVIRIAIEKSNIGNKIVENCVCILRNLSYRCQEVEDPNYDKNPIPHHSSADGSHGSVIVSAASSKGENLGCFGASKKKKEQQAAAAAAQQAAEPKDHPMANGDPARMAYKNTAHYKGAEQLWQPDVVHSYLALLQSCSNPETLEAAAGALQNLAACYWQPSIEIRATVRKEKGLPILVELLRMEVDRVVCAVATALRNLAIDQRNKELIGKYAMRDLVQKLPSGNPQCDQGTSDDTIAAVLATLNEVIKKNAEFARSLLEAGGVERLMNMTRQRSKYTPRVLKFAGQLLFTMWQHQDLRDTYKKHGWKEQDFVTKTIASRNVNSSNGGSYSDNSPNSPNNTLNRPMASQSGTRYEDRTMKRQQNSNNGGQAMSLPPSDGTLKMGR, from the exons ATGCATAGTGAGGATGAACTAATCGCCCGCACTCATAAACAACAAACGACGCAGCAAATCACGACCGTAACGAAGGTCGTGCGCGAGGTTAAACAGTTGGGACCGGATGGACAACCATTTGACTATGTAGCAATGCCACTCGACATGGGACCAGATGGACAGCCTCTCGACTACGTGTCGATGCCAATGGGAATCTACACGACTAGGTCACAATTCATGAATTACAATCACTTGGATCAGCAAGAGCACTTAGCTGCCGCGGCAGCCGCAGCAGCTGCATCTCAGTCGCATCTGCAACCCGGACCGAAGGGGATGGGTGGGCCAAACGATAAAGGACAGTATCAAACTCATTATCAGGATTATGAGCATTATTCGCAGTACGCAGATTCCGGCTATGACCCGGCCGGTGTGCATCATCCACCACACCCGCAGTCCTACCTCGGAGAATACCAGATTAACGACCGCTCAACGCCGCATAATTCAAGCGAAAATAGCGAATCCTCAATCCCGCTTCCGATGAATGTGCCTCAGATGGGCAATCCGTCAGCCAACATGCTACCGCCGGGTTATCTACAGGGTCAATACGACGAAATGGGTGAATATGTAATAGCTCCGTCACCCGGTGGCCCAGTAGATAGGCTCTACCCGGATAATCCATCCGCTATGGTCTACGGTTACGTCTCAACTCCTCCCTATGGCACAATCAGTTCACATGGTCATCTCGATCCAACTGGTTCCAATGAACCTACGTATGCCACGAAACAACTTGCATACGAAGCAGCAGCTAGTGCCAGTCAACGAGGCGTACCACCGGAGGGATATTATGATGGTGAAGACGACCTTTCGCAGCACATGTCCAATTTGCAAATCCACAATCACGTATTTCTTCAGCATCACATCATAACATCGCCCGGAGGAAACAATCGTTCGGCGGGCAACGGACCTGAGGGCCCAGATCTTGAGGATCAGCGCCAAATGAAATGGCGTGATCCAAATCTAACCGAGGTGATCGGTTTTCTTAGTCATCCAAACAATGCCATCAAAGCTAACGCAGCCGCGTATCTACAACATCTCTGCTACATGGACGATCCTAATAAACAGCGAACTCGGACTCTAGGGGGAGTTCCCCCATTGGTCAAACTGTTAGGCCACGATAACACCGATGTTTATCGGAATGCCTGTGGTGCCCTGCGAAATTTATCCTACGGTCGTCAGAATGACGAAAACAAGCGTGCAATCAATAGTGCTGGAGGAATTCAAGCCTTGATCCATCTGCTGAGACGTACCTCTGAATCCGACATCAAAGAACTAGTAACTGGAATCATTTGGAACATGTCGTCTTGCGAAGATTTGAAGCGATTCATTATCGATGATGCCATTCTTGTAATTGTGTCGTACATCATCATTCCCCACTCGGGTTGGGATCCGACAAATCCAGGCGAAACTTGTTGGAGTACGGTGTTCCGGAATGCCTCGGGAATCCTGCGAAACGTTAGTTCGGCTGGAGAATATGCGCGGAAAAAACTTCGCGAGTGTGAAGGCCTAGTCGATTCACTGCTGTACGTAATACGGATAGCAATCGAAAAGTCCAATATTGGCAACAAAATTGTGGAAAACTGCGTGTGTATACTTCGGAATCTTTCCTACCGTTGCCAGGAGGTGGAAGATCCTAACTACGACAAGAATCCGATTCCGCATCACAGTAGTGCGGACGGATCGcacggtagtgtaattgtgagtGCGGCCTCTTCGAAAGGCGAAAATCTTGGCTGCTTTGGCGCGAGTAAGAAGAAGAAAGAACAACAGGCCGCGGCGGCTGCGGCACAGCAAGCCGCTGAACCGAAGGATCACCCGATGGCAAACGGGGACCCGGCCCGGATGGCATATAAGAACACGGCACATTACAAAG GAGCAGAGCAACTGTGGCAGCCCGATGTTGTACATTCCTATCTTGCCTTACTGCAGAGTTGCTCAAATCCGGAAACACTTGAAGCGGCAGCTGGTGCATTGCAAAATTTGGCCGCATGCTACTGGCAGCCGAGTATAGAGATTCGTGCCACCGTACGAAAAGAGAAAGGGCTTCCCATTCTTGTGGAGTTACTACGGATGGAAGTGGATCGGGTGGTGTGTGCCGTCGCGACTGCCCTTCGAAATCTAGCTATTgaccaaagaaacaaagaattgATAGGCAAGTATGCCATGCGGGATTTGGTCCAGAAGTTACCATCCGGCAATCCACAATGTGACCAGGGTACCTCGGATGACACGATTGCAGCCGTGCTGGCCACGCTCAATGAAGTGATCAAAAAGAATGCTGAATTTGCCCGATCCCTTCTTGAAGCCGGTGGAGTCGAACGGCTAATGAACATGACCCGACAACGGTCAAAGTATACTCCCCGGGTACTTAAATTCGCCGGCCAGTTGTTGTTCACGATGTGGCAACACCAGGATCTGCGAGATACTTACAAGAAACATGGATGGAAGGAGCAAGACtttgtaacaaaaacaattgccTCGCGGAACGTAAATAGTAGTAATGGAGGAAGCTACAGTGACAATTCACCAAATTCCCCCAACAATACGCTTAACCGTCCGATGGCATCCCAGAGTGGTACCAGATATGAAGATCGAACTATGAAACGGCAACAGAATTCGAACAATGGCGGTCAAGCCATGTCGCTACCGCCCAGTGATGGAACTCTTAAGATGG gtAGATGA